A single Cannabis sativa cultivar Pink pepper isolate KNU-18-1 chromosome 7, ASM2916894v1, whole genome shotgun sequence DNA region contains:
- the LOC115697972 gene encoding uncharacterized protein LOC115697972: MPLSTTAIGALLGLGTQMYSNALRKLPYMRHPWEHVLGMGIGVVFVNQLVKWDAQLQVDLDKMLEKAKAANERRYFDEDDE, encoded by the exons ATGCCGCTTAGTACGACCGCGATCGGAGCCCTTTTGGGTTTGGGCACCCAGATGTACTCCAATGCCCTCCGCAAGCTCCCTTACATGCGCC ATCCTTGGGAACACGTTTTGGGCATGGGAATCGGTGTCGTGTTTGTAAATCAGCTTGTGAAATGGGACGCCCAGCTCCAGGTAGACCTGGACAAGATGCTCGAGAAGGCCAAGGCTGCCAACGAACGCCGTTACTTTG ATGAAGATGATGAGTAA